Below is a window of Shinella sp. PSBB067 DNA.
CATGCCGCGCTCGACGCCGGCATAAACCTTCTCGACACCGGCGACTTCTACGGCATGGGCCACAACGAGATGCTCATCGCCGAGGCGCTGAAGGAGCGCCGCCGCGAGGACGTGGTGATCAGCGTGAAGTTCGGCGCCCTGCGCGGCCCCGACGGCGTCTGGGCCGGCTACGATTCGCGCCCGGCGGCGATCCGCAACTTCCTCGCCTATTCGCTGCAGCGGCTCGGCACCGACCATATCGACATCTACCGCCCGGCCCGCCTCGATCCCGCGGTGCCGATCGAGGAAACGGTCGGCGCGCTCGCCGATCTGGTAAAGGCCGGCTACATACGCCATATCGGCCTGTCTGAGGTGGGGTCGGAGACGATCCGCCGCGCCGCCGCCGTGCACCCGATCGCCGACCTCCAGATCGAATATTCGCTGATCTCCCGCGGCATCGAGGACGACATCCTGCCGACCTGCCGCGAACTCGGCATCCCGCTCACGGCCTATGGCGTGCTGTCGCGCGGCCTCATCAGCGGCCACTGGCAGAAGGGTACTGTCGCGGGCGGCGACTTCCGCGCCGCAAGCCCGCGCTTCCAGGACGGCAATGTCGACCGCAACCTGGCGCTCGTCGAGGCGCTGCGCCGCGTGGCGGAGGAAAAGGGCGCGAGCGTCGCGCAGCTCGCCATCGCCTGGGTGGCGGCGCAGGGCGAGGACATCGTCCCGCTCATCGGCGCCCGCCGCCGCGACAGGCTCGCCGAGGCGCTGGGCGCACAGCAGGTCACGCTTGACGAAGCCGATCTCGCCGCCATCGAGGCCGCCATGCCGAAAGGCGCGGCCGCGGGCGAACGCTACCCGGCCGCCCAGCTCGCCCATATGGACAGCGAAAAGCATGCCTGATCATGCGAAAGCCCTCCGGCCTCAGCGGCCGGAGGGCTTTTCAGAGAAGTCGAGTGGTGTCAGGGATCGCCTTGGAAGGTGTTGCAGGCATCCAGGCGGCCGCTGTCGAAACCGCGCTTGAACCAGCGGCGGCGCTGCTCGGAGGTGCCGTGGTTGAAGCTTTCCGGCACGACATAGCCCTGCATGCGCTTCTGCAGCGTATCGTCGCCGATCTGGGTGGCGGCGTTCAGCGCCTCTTCGAGGTCGCCGCTTTCCAAGAGGCCCTTCTGCTGCGTGTACTTGCCCCAGATGCCGGCATAGCAATCGGCCTGCAGCTCGACGCGCACGGACATCTGGTTCGCCTCCGCCTCGCTCATGCGCTGGCGCTGCTGGTTGAAGCGCGGCAGGATGCCGGTGAGGTTCTGGACATGGTGGCCCACCTCATGCGCGACGACATAGGCCTGGGCGAAGTCGCCGGCCGCGTCGAACTTGTTGGCGAGCTCGTCGAAGAAGCTCATGTCGAGATAGACCTTGCGGTCGCCCGGGCAATAGAACGGCCCGGACGCCGCCGAGGCGAAGCCGCAGGCGGATTTGACGGAGCCGGAGAAGAGCACCATCTTGGGCTCCTCGTATGTCTCGCCGGCTGCCTTGAAGATGCCGTTCCAGGTGTCTTCGGTCTCGGCGAGCACCGTCGCCATGAATTCCTTGGTCTCTTCCTCCTGCGGCGAGGAACGGCGGCTGGCGCTCTCCGTCTGCTCGAAGCCCGGCATGCTGACCTGCCCGCCATTGCCTATGACCTGCAGGAGGTCGATGCCCATCGCCTTGAAGATGAAATAGATGACGACGAGGAAGATGATGGTGCCGATGCTCATGCCGCCGCCGGCCCGGCCGCCGCCACCCATCGGAATGCGGAACCCGCCGCCCCGGCCGAAGGGATTGCTGCCTCCCATCGAGGGACCGGCTCCGCGCTGGTCCTCGATATTGCCCGACTGGCGACGACCTTTCCATTCCATGGCGTATTTCCCTGCATTGAATTGCCGACGAACGTTCATCGCATGAATTCGTTCCTCAGCAACGACTTATAGGACCTGCCGGGGCGCCTTGCAAAACGAAAAGCGGCCCCTCAGCGCCGCCGGAGAGGGCTGCCCCAGCCGGCTTCGCGCACCGCAAGCGCCCCCGCCGCGACGAGCAGGAAACTGACGGCGGCGGCGGCAAGCCCGCTTGCAAGGCCAGACGTCCCATCGAAGATCATCGCCCCCATCACCCGGTGCGGAACGAGGGTGAAGAGACCCGCGACGACGATGCCGCCGAAATACATGCCGGCGACCTGGGCGCGGTGCGCGCGGATATTGCCGCGCCGCGCCGCCGTCACGGCCGGCACGGCGGCGAGGATGACATAGAGCGAGAGGAGATGGATCGGGCTGAAGCCGTGGAATGTGTTGATTCCATGGATGAAGAAGGTCGAGAAACTCGTCGCAACCATCAGGAAAAGCCAGATTTTTCCGAGCAGCCGATGGGCCGGCGTGCCCTTCGGGCGGGCGAGGAGGACGGCGCCGAGCACGGCGGCCGGCAGCACGGTCGCGACGTGGAACTGGACGGCGAAGGATGCATTGGCAAGCGGCTCGAAGGTCATGGCGGGCTCCGGGGACGGTTGAATTCGGCCCCGTCTTCCGCCAATGATCGGGCCGCTTCAAACGCTTTGGCCCGAACGGACGGAAAACTTCGTGGAACGCCCCTTGCTGCAATCCGCGCTTCGTGAACTGCAGGTCTTCCTGCGCGCGCCGCGGTTCTGGGCGACCTTCGGCGCGGTGGTGCTGATCTTCTGGGTGACGGGTCCCTACGGCACCGCGGAGCGGCTGGCCGCCATCCCCCGCCTCGGCTTCTGGCTCGTGCTGCACGCCGTCGCCTGGGCCATCGCCGTCACCGCCATCGTACTCGTCAACACGCTGCTGCGGGACCGTATCCCGGGCCTTGGCCGCCGCATGGCGCTCGGCACGCTGGTCGCCGGCGTGCCGGTCGGGCTTGCGACGAATGCGATCAGCCTTGCGACCTTCGGCGGCACGCCGACGGTCTTGGACCTTGCCGCAAGCATCGCGACCGGCCTCCTCCTCTCCGCCCTCTTCTGCGCCCTCACCTACCTGACGATGAGCAGCCGGCAGGCCGAGGCGCTCTCCTCCGTCCCTGCGCCGAGCGAGGAGGAGCGGGCAGACGTGCCGCTGCTGCGCCGCCTCAGGCCGGAGAACCGCGGCCCGATCCTGCACATGACCGTCGCCGACCACTATACCGAGGTGACGACCAGCCGCGGGCGGGAATTGATCCTGCTGCGCTTTTCCGATGCCGTGGAGGAAGCCGGCGGCACGCAGGGCTTGCAGGTGCACCGCTCGCATTTCGTTGCCGATGCGCATGTCGAAAGGCTGCTGCGCTCCGAAGGCAAGCTGGCGATCCTCCTGAAGGACGGCAGCGAGATTCCGGTGAGCCGCAGCCGGACGGAAGCGGTGCGCACCCGCTGGGGCTGAATTTTTTCCGGCGCCTGTCGGCTCGCCGTCTCGCCGTTCGTCTCTAGGTATCCGTCAATCAACCGTGCCGGGAGAAGGCCCATGCGAAAGATCATTGTCGGCGCATTCACCAGCCTCGACGGCGTCATGCAGGCGCCGGGCGGGCCGGACGAGGATCCCGTCGGCGGCTTCCGGTTCGGCGGCTGGGCGGCCGCTGCCTTCGATGAGAAGATGGGTGCATTCATCGGCGAACTGTTCGCGAAACCCTTCGATCTCCTGCTCGGCCGCAAGACCTACGACATCTTCGCCGCCCATTGGCCCTATGTGGAGAAGAACGACCCGATCGGCCCGCTCTTCGACCGCATCGACAAATATGTCGCGACCCGAAACCCGGACTTCAAACCGACATGGCAGAACAGCCATGTGCTCGGCCCGGACGCGATCGCGGCCGTGCGCGAGCTGAAAAGCGGCGACGGGCCGGACCTCCTGACGCAGGGCTCCACCGAATTCCTGAAAGCGCTGTTCGACAACGACCTCGTCGACGAGATCCACGTCTCCGTCTTCCCGGTCATCCTCGGCAAGGGCAAGCGGCTCTTCGGCGACGCCTCCTTCCCGCGCGCCCTGACGCTGATCGATTCGCGCACCAGCGACACCGGCATCGTCATGAGCCGCTACGCCCGCGCCGGCGATATCGCCATCGGTTCCTTCGAATTCGAGACGCCGACCGACGCCGAACTGGAGCGCCGCCGCAACCTCACCTGATGGGATTCACTCCAGCCCCTCCTCCGCCACCGTCTCCGCCAGCCACGCGGCGAAGGCGGACATGGCGGGGGTGAGGCTGCGCGATTGCAGGCGGGTCAGCCAGTAGCTGCCGAGCGCGACGCTGGTGCGGAAGGGCTGGACGACCGCCCCGGCGGCCAGGAGCCGCGAGAACATCAGCGGCGGCGCGAGGCCAACGCCCGCGCCCTGCAAAACCGCCTCCATCATGGCGAGCGAGGTGTCGAAGACGATGGCGTTCTGCGGCGGCGGCGTGCGCGGCAGCCCGGCGGCCTCGAACCAGCGCGTCCACTCGTCGCGCCGGTAGGAGCGCAGCAGCGTCAGACCGAGAAGGTCGGCCGGTTCCTTGAGGTCGCGGGCGACGGCGGGAATGGCGAGCACGGACAGCGGCGCATCGAAGAGACGCACGGCATCCGTCCCATGCCATGCGCCGGCCCCGAAGCGGATGGCGAAGTCGAGTCCCTCCGCGGCAAGGTCCACCCGATTGTTGTTGGTCGAAAGTCGCACCTCGACGAAGGGATGGCGCTCGCGGAAGCCGGCAAGGCGCGGCAGCAGCCAGCCGACAGCGAAGGTGCCGACCGCGCCCACTGTCAGGATTTCCCGCACATGCCCGCCGCGAAAACGCTCCACCGCATCCGCCATGCGGTCGAAACTGTCGCGCAGCACCGGCAGGAGGCTTTCCCCCTCCGCCGTGATCATCAGCCCGCGCGGCAGGCGCTTGAACAGCACGACGCCCATCTGTTCCTCCAGGCTCTTCACCTGATGGCTGACGGCCGCCTGCGTGACATTCAGCTCGATGGCCGCCCGCGTGAAGGAAAGATGGCGGGCGGAGGCCTCGAAAGCGCGGAAGGCGTTCAGCGGCAGATAAGGCCGAACCATGGCAATGCCCCAATTTTCCTAATGGCTGAGACCAGTATTCATCTTTTGTCAGGCCATGAAAGCATTGCTACCCATGATGCACAAGTCATTCGGAAATAGAGGAAAACGTGATGGACCTGCGTCCCTTCGCGGCCGGCATCCTGCTGGCCGCCGGCTTCGCCATGCCCGTTGAGGCCCGCATTATTTGTAGCATCGTCGCCGATGCGGAAAACGGCGAGATCATCCTGGAAAAGGGCGACTGCAAGACGCGCGTCACCCCCGCCTCCACCTTCAAGGTGCCGCTCGCGGTGATGGGCTACGATTCCGGTTTCCTCGAAAATGCCGGGGAGCCGGTGCTGCCCTTCATCAAGGGCTATCCCGACTGGGGCGGCGACAACTGGCGCCAGCCGACGACGCCACGGCGCTGGCTGGAATATTCCGTCGTCTGGTACTCCCAGCGCATCACCGAATTCCTCGGCTACGAGCGGCTGCGCGACTATGCCGAAGCCTTCGGCTACGGCAATGCCGACATGACCGGCGACCCCGGCAAGGACAACGGCCTCGAACGCGCCTGGATCGCCTCCTCGCTGAAGATCTCCCCGCGCGAGCAGGTGGAATTCCTGCGCAAGCTGGTGAACCATGAGCTGCCCGTCTCCGCCGAGGCAATGGATGCGGCGATGGAGATCGTCGAGGGACGCGACATCGCCGACGGCTGGCGGGCGCAGGGCAAGACCGGCATGGCCTATTCGAAGAAGCCGGACGGCACGCCGAACTACGGCCGTCCCTGGGGCTGGTATGTCGGCTGGGCGCGCCGCGAGGACCGCACCGTCGTCTTCGCCCGGTTGATACAGGACGAGAAGAAACAGGAACCGCGCACCAGCCTGCGCGCGCAGGACGGCATCCTCGCGGAATTGCCGGGCATTCTGGCCGGCGAATAGGCCCTGCCCTCGCCACGCCCGCGACACCCCGGATCGGCAGCGCAAAGTCCCCGCACTTTTCCTGTCGATTCGGCGATTTTCGGGGTTCCGCTCGCCCCTTCCTTTGCCTATAAGCCGCTTCTAGCCTTTGAACGACCATAGATGCGCGCCCGGCCGGTGAACCCATCACCATGGCCGGTTTTTCGCGCACGCGGAAGAACGGATAGAGAGATGCCCAAGCGCCAAGATTTGAAATCGATCCTCATCATCGGCGCGGGGCCGATCGTCATCGGTCAGGCCTGCGAATTCGACTATTCCGGAACCCAGGCCTGCAAGGCGCTGAAGGAGGAAGGCTACCGCGTCATCCTCGTCAACTCCAACCCGGCGACGATCATGACCGATCCGGGCCTCGCCGACGCGACCTATGTCGAGCCGATCACCCCCGAGGTCGTGGCAAAAATCATCGCTAAGGAGCGCCCGGACGCGCTGCTGCCGACCATGGGCGGCCAGACGGCACTGAACACCGCGCTTTCTCTCAAGCGCATGGGCGTTCTCGATCGCTACAATGTCGAGATGATCGGCGCCAAGCCCGAGGCCATCGACAAGGCCGAGGACCGCGCCCTCTTCCGCGAGGCCATGGCGAAGATCGGCCTCGAAACGCCGAAGTCGATGCTGGCCAACGCCACCGAGATCAAGGACAAGGACCGCAAGCTCCACGAGGCCGAGCGCGCCAAGCTGAAGGCCGAGCTTTCGGGCGATGCGCTCGACAAGGCGCTGGACGAGCTGGAGAACCAGTGGAACCTCGGCGAGACCGACCGCAAGCAGCGCTACATGAGCCACGCCATGGCGATCGGCGCGCAGGCGCTCGACACGATCGGCCTTCCCGCCATCATCCGCCCGTCCTTCACCCTCGGCGGCACCGGCGGCGGCATCGCCTACAACCGCTCGGAATTCTTCGAGATCGTCAATTCCGGCCTCGACGCCTCCCCGACCACGGAAGTGCTCATCGAGGAATCCGTCCTCGGCTGGAAGGAATACGAGATGGAAGTCGTCCGCGACAAGGCGGACAACTGCATCATCATCTGCTCCATCGAGAACATCGACCCGATGGGCGTGCATACGGGTGACTCGATCACCGTCGCCCCGGCCTTGACCCTGACGGACAAGGAATACCAGATCATGCGCAACGCCTCCATCGCGGTGCTGCGCGAGATCGGCGTCGAGACGGGCGGCTCCAACGTGCAGTTCGCCGTCAACCCGGAAAACGGCCGCCTCGTCGTCATCGAGATGAACCCGCGCGTCTCGCGCTCTTCCGCACTGGCATCGAAGGCCACCGGTTTCCCCATCGCCAAGATCGCGGCCAAGCTCGCCATCGGCTACACGCTCGACGAACTGGAGAACGACATCACCGGCGGCGCGACCCCGGCCTCCTTCGAGCCGTCCATCGACTATGTCGTGACGAAGATCCCGCGCTTCGCCTTCGAGAAGTTCCCCGGCGCCGAACCGACGCTGACCACCGCCATGAAGTCGGTCGGCGAGGTCATGGCCATCGGCCGCACCTTCGCCGAATCGCTCCAGAAGGCCCTGCGCGGCCTCGAAACGGGCCTGACCGGCCTCGACGAGATCGAGATCCCGGGCCTTGGCGACGGCAACGACAACAATGCCATCCGCGCCGCCATTTCCACCCCGACGCCGGACCGCCTGCGCATGGTCGCCCAGGCGCTGCGCATGGGGCTGACGCCCGAGGAAGTCCACGAGGGTTCCAAGATCGACCCGTGGTTCATCGAGCAGTTCAAGGCCATCGTCGACATGGAGGCCCGCATCCGCGAGCACGGCCTTCCTGATGACGCCGAGAACCTGCGCATGCTGAAGGCCATGGGCTTCTCCGACGCGCGCCTCGCCACCCTCTCCGGCAAACGCCCGAAGGAAGTGGCGGAACTGCGCAACGGCCTTAATGTCCGCCCGGTCTTCAAGCGCATCGATACCTGCGCCGCCGAATTCGCCTCGCCGACCGCCTACATGTACTCGACCTACGAGACGCCGTTTGCCGGCGCCACGCGCTCGGAAGCCGGCATTTCGGATCGCAAGAAAGTCGTCATCCTCGGCGGCGGCCCGAACCGTATCGGCCAGGGCATCGAATTCGACTATTGCTGCTGCCATGCCGCCTTCGCGCTGAAGGATGCCGGCTATGAAGCCATCATGGTCAACTGCAACCCGGAAACCGTCTCGACCGACTACGACACCTCCGACCGTCTCTATTTCGAGCCGCTGACGGCCGAAGACGTGATCGAGATCCTCAAGGCCGAGCAGACCAACGGCGAAGTCGTCGGCGTCATCGTGCAGTTCGGCGGCCAGACCCCGCTGAAGCTCGCCGAAGCCTTGGAAAAGAACGGCATCCCGATCCTCGGCACCGCGCCTGATATGATCGACCTTGCCGAGGACCGCGACCGCTTCCAGAAGCTCCTGCAGAAGCTCGACCTCGCCCAGCCGAACAACGGCATTGCCTATTCGGTCGAGCAGGCCCGCCTCGTCGCGGCCGAGATCGGCTTCCCGCTGGTCGTGCGCCCGTCCTACGTGCTTGGCGGCCGCGCCATGCAGATCATCCATTCGGAAGGCCAGCTCCAGACCTACCTGCTCGATACGGTGCCGGAACTCGTGCCGGAGGACATCAAGCAGCGCTACCCGAACGACAAGACCGGCCAGATCAACACCCTGCTCGGCAAGAACCCGCTGCTCTTCGACAGCTACCTGACCAATGCGACGGAAGTCGACGTCGACGCGCTCTGCGACGGCAAGGACGTCTTCGTCTCGGGCATCATGGAGCATATCGAGGAAGCCGGCATCCATTCGGGCGACTCGGCCTGCTCGCTGCCGGTCCACACGCTCTCCAGCGAAATCGTCGACGAGCTGGAGCGCCAGACGAAGGCCCTCGCCAAGGCGCTGAACGTCGGCGGCCTGATGAATGTGCAATACGCCATCAAGGACGGCACGATCTACGTGCTGGAAGTCAACCCGCGCGCCTCGCGCACCGTGCCCTTCGTCGCCAAGACCATCGGCGCCCCGATCGCCAAGATCGCCGCCCGCGTCATGGCCGGCGAAAGTCTCGACGTGGCGATTGCCGCCTATGGCGCGAAGCCGGACCCGCGCAACCTCAAGCACATCGCCGTCAAGGAAGCCGTGTTCCCCTTCGCCCGCTTCCCGGGCGTCGATACGCTGCTCGGCCCGGAAATGCGCTCGACTGGCGAGGTCATCGGCCTCGACACGGACTTCGCGCTGGCCTTCGCCAAGTCGCAGCTCGGCGCCGGCGTCGACCTGCCGCGCGAAGGCACGGTCTTCGTCTCCGTGCGTGACGAGGACAAGGAGCGCGTGCTGGCGGCCGTGCGCCTCTTGACCGACATCGGCTTCAAGGTCATGGCGACCTCCGGCACCGCCCGCTTCCTCGCCGAAAAGGGCATTGAAGCGATCAAGGTCAACAAGGTGCAGGAAGGCCGCCCGCATGTGGAGGACGCCATCCGCAACCGCCAGGTCAGCCTCGTCATCAACACGACGGACGGCAACAAGGCGATCTCGGATTCGAAGTCGCTCCGCCGCGCCGCCCTGATGCAGAAGGTGCCCTACTACACCACCATGGCCGGCGCCAAAGCCGCCGCCCAGGCGATCAAGGCGCTCAAGCAGGGCCAGTTGGAAGTGCGTCCGCTTCAGTCGTATTTCTGAGGCCGATCTTTCAGTATGCGGAAAGCCGGGCGCGTTGCCCGGCTCAAACTGCCGGCAAAGGGTAAAACCCTCTCTTCCGTCATGCCCGGGCCTGTCCCGAGCATCTGCAACGTCCCGATCTTTCGATGCGTCGGCAGATCCTCGGCTCAGGGCCGAGGATGACGGCGGTGGGTGGGGTGAGGTTTACCAGCAAGCCAAGCCGGGCGCGTTGCCCGGCTCAACTGCCGACAAAGGGTAAACCCCTCTCTTCCGTCATGCTCGGGCCTGTCCCGAGCATCTGCGAACGCCTCGATCTTTCGTTGCGTCGGCGGGTCCTCGGCTCAAGGCCGAGGATGAGGGCGGTGGGTGGGGCGAGGTTTGTCAGCAAGCTGGGCCGGGCAACACGCCCGGCTTTTCATTGGGCGGCAAGTCTCTCCGACAGATGCCCTATGGTCTTCATGTCCTCGACGAAGAGGCCGTGCTGGCGGCGGCGTTCCGCCTCGTCGGGCAGGCGCAGCAGGAAGGACGGGTGGACGGTCGGGTAGAGCACGATATTGTTCTGCATGGCGATCGGCTTGCCGCGCAGCCGGCTCAGCGGTCCCTGCTGCCCGCTCAGCGCATAGAGCGCGGTGGCCCCGAGCGCGACGACGAGGCTCGGCTTCACCATTTCCATCTCCTTCGCCAGCCACCAGCGGCAATGCTCGATCTCGCCCCGGTTCGGCCTTTCGTGAATACGGCGCTTGCCGCGCGGCACATATTTGAAGTGCTTCACCGCATTCGTGAGGTAAAGCGTCTCGCGGGCAATGCCCGCCTCCTTCAATACCGCGTCGAAGACCCGGCCCGCCGGGCCGACGAAGGGACGGCCGGCAAGGTCCTCCTGGTCGCCCGGCTGCTCGCCCACCATCATGATCCGCGCCTCCTGCGGCCCCTCCCCGAAAACGGTCTGTGTCGCGGCGCAATGCAGCGGACAGCGCGTGCAGCCCCGCGCCGCCTCGCGCAAGGCCTCGACCGTGCCGGCGTCTGCCGGCATATGCGGCGGCAAGGTGCGGGCCGCCTCCTGCAGGCGATGATGGAAGGGCGGCGGATCGCTGGCGGCGCGCTCGGCCATGGCCCGCACATTCGCCTCGGCATTGGCGATGAGGTCGGGGATCAGATCCGCCTCCGGCAGGTGGCGCCAGTATTTCTTCGGCATTTCCGCCTGCATGGCCTTCAGCTTCAGCCGGGCCGGATTGAAGATGCTGGCATAATAGGTGCGCCAGAGTTCGTCCGTCGGGTCGCCATGGCCGGGATTCTCGCCGGGGCGCGTGTCGAAGATCAGGCTTTCGCCATCCCAGCTCGCCGTTCCCCGCGGCGTGGCGATGATCCAGTCCATGTCGGCGAAGCGCCGGCGGAAGAACGGCGCAGTCCGGGCGACGACGAAATGCGACGGCTCGAACCAGGCAAAGAAGCGGCGCCGTCCCTCCGCCTGCCCGGCGATCTCCTTGAAGCGCACGAAGGCCGTCATCTTGTGGCTGTCGCGATGCACATTCTTCGCCAGAAGCCGCGCCCAGGCGACATCCTTGTCCGCCGTAAGCTCCAGCAGGCGCCTGTCCGATTGCAGGCGCCAGAGCAGCCGGTACAGGAGATGAAAGCGGCCGGGCTCCGTATGGCAGGCGACCGCCTCGGCCAGGGAAAGGAAACCCGCGGGGACGGTCAGCGGCGCGGCCGCCGGATCGGGCTTCGGCAGGTCCGGCGCGGCTTCGAACAACTCGTCTTCCGCCCCGCCGATCCGCCAATCCACCTGCTGCGGCGAAAGGCCGGCGGCGGCGAGCGCGCGGGCCGCGTCCCGCCATTCGGAAAGATCGCCGCGCCCGACAAGGCAAACCCTGTGCATCAGAGCAGCGAAAGCTGTTCCGGCCTGGGGGCGAAAACGGCTTTCAGGTCGTCCCGGTCGGCAAGGCGGCGCGGCACCCAGCCCTCCGCCTCGATGAACGCCCGCACCTTGCGCAGCGAGACGCCGAGCCGGGCGAGGTCCTCCAGCCGCAGGCGGCGGAACCGGCGGCTGGACAGGATGGCGTCCACCGACTTCGTGCCGAGGCCGGGAACCCGCAGCAGCCGCTCGCGCTCCGCCCGGTTGACGTCGACCGGAAAGGCTTGGCGGTTGGCGAGCGCCCAGGCAAGCTTCGGATCCATGTCGAGATCGAGCATGCCGCCGGTCGAGGCCGTGATCTCGTCGATGCCGAAGCCGTAGAAGCGGTAGAGCCAGTCCGCCTGGTAGAGCCGGTGCTCGCGCACCAGCGGCGGCTTGATCAGCGGCAACGCGCGGGACGCATCGGGGATGGGGCTGAAGGCGGAATAATAGACGCGTTTCAAGCCGTAGCTGCCATAGAGCCGGGCGCTCGTCTTCAGGATGGTCGCATCGTCCGCCCCGTCGGCGCCCACGATCATCTGCGTGCTCTGGCCGCCAGGCACGAAGCGCTTGCGCCGTTTCGACTGCAGGGTGGGTTCCGCCGCCGCCTCGATCTTGCGGCGAAGCTCGCCCATCGCGCGGCGGATGCCCTCCGGCCGTTTTTCCGGCGCGAGCCGCCCGATGCCCGCATCCGTCGGCAGCTCGATGTTGAGCGACAGGCGGTCCGCGTAAAGCCCCGCCTCCTCGATCAGCTCGGGCGCGGCGTCGGGAATGGATTTCAGGTGGATATAGCCGCGAAAACCATGCTCGGTCCTGAGTTCCCGCGCCACGCGCACCATCTCGCCCATCGTGTGATCGGGCGAGCGGATGATGCCGGACGACAGGAACAGGCCCTCGATATAGTTGCGCCGGTAGAATTCCAGCGTCAGCCAGATCACCTCCTCCGGCGTGAAGCGGGCGCGCTCCACGTTACTGGACGAACGGTTGATGCAATAGGCGCAATCGAAGATGCAGAAATTGGTGAGCAGGATCTTGAGCAGCGAGATGCACCGGCCATCAGGCGCATAGGCATGGCAGATGCCCGCCCCTTCCGTCGAGCCGAGTCCGCCTGATTTCACGGAGTCGCGCTTGACCGTGCCGCTGGACGCGCAGGAGGCATCGTATTTGGCGGCATCCGAGAGGATGGCCAAGCGTTGTTGCAGCGATTTCTTCATATTTGTTCACTATATGTTCTATAAAGCAGAGTCAATGGCGGATGGATCATCGGCGGCTCAATAGCCGCCGATGATCGGGAGCACTTCCCCCGTGATGTAGCTGGAGCACTGCGGCGAGGCGAGGAAGACATAGGCCGGCGCCAGCTCTTCCGGCTGGGCGGGCCGCTTCATCGGCGTCTGCGCACCGAATTCCGCAACGTCTTCGGCCTCTTTGTCGGA
It encodes the following:
- the carB gene encoding carbamoyl-phosphate synthase large subunit; amino-acid sequence: MPKRQDLKSILIIGAGPIVIGQACEFDYSGTQACKALKEEGYRVILVNSNPATIMTDPGLADATYVEPITPEVVAKIIAKERPDALLPTMGGQTALNTALSLKRMGVLDRYNVEMIGAKPEAIDKAEDRALFREAMAKIGLETPKSMLANATEIKDKDRKLHEAERAKLKAELSGDALDKALDELENQWNLGETDRKQRYMSHAMAIGAQALDTIGLPAIIRPSFTLGGTGGGIAYNRSEFFEIVNSGLDASPTTEVLIEESVLGWKEYEMEVVRDKADNCIIICSIENIDPMGVHTGDSITVAPALTLTDKEYQIMRNASIAVLREIGVETGGSNVQFAVNPENGRLVVIEMNPRVSRSSALASKATGFPIAKIAAKLAIGYTLDELENDITGGATPASFEPSIDYVVTKIPRFAFEKFPGAEPTLTTAMKSVGEVMAIGRTFAESLQKALRGLETGLTGLDEIEIPGLGDGNDNNAIRAAISTPTPDRLRMVAQALRMGLTPEEVHEGSKIDPWFIEQFKAIVDMEARIREHGLPDDAENLRMLKAMGFSDARLATLSGKRPKEVAELRNGLNVRPVFKRIDTCAAEFASPTAYMYSTYETPFAGATRSEAGISDRKKVVILGGGPNRIGQGIEFDYCCCHAAFALKDAGYEAIMVNCNPETVSTDYDTSDRLYFEPLTAEDVIEILKAEQTNGEVVGVIVQFGGQTPLKLAEALEKNGIPILGTAPDMIDLAEDRDRFQKLLQKLDLAQPNNGIAYSVEQARLVAAEIGFPLVVRPSYVLGGRAMQIIHSEGQLQTYLLDTVPELVPEDIKQRYPNDKTGQINTLLGKNPLLFDSYLTNATEVDVDALCDGKDVFVSGIMEHIEEAGIHSGDSACSLPVHTLSSEIVDELERQTKALAKALNVGGLMNVQYAIKDGTIYVLEVNPRASRTVPFVAKTIGAPIAKIAARVMAGESLDVAIAAYGAKPDPRNLKHIAVKEAVFPFARFPGVDTLLGPEMRSTGEVIGLDTDFALAFAKSQLGAGVDLPREGTVFVSVRDEDKERVLAAVRLLTDIGFKVMATSGTARFLAEKGIEAIKVNKVQEGRPHVEDAIRNRQVSLVINTTDGNKAISDSKSLRRAALMQKVPYYTTMAGAKAAAQAIKALKQGQLEVRPLQSYF
- a CDS encoding UdgX family uracil-DNA binding protein (This protein belongs to the uracil DNA glycosylase superfamily, members of which act in excision repair of DNA. However, it belongs more specifically to UdgX branch, whose founding member was found to bind uracil in DNA (where it does not belong), without cleaving it, appears to promote DNA repair by a pathway involving RecA, rather than base excision.) encodes the protein MHRVCLVGRGDLSEWRDAARALAAAGLSPQQVDWRIGGAEDELFEAAPDLPKPDPAAAPLTVPAGFLSLAEAVACHTEPGRFHLLYRLLWRLQSDRRLLELTADKDVAWARLLAKNVHRDSHKMTAFVRFKEIAGQAEGRRRFFAWFEPSHFVVARTAPFFRRRFADMDWIIATPRGTASWDGESLIFDTRPGENPGHGDPTDELWRTYYASIFNPARLKLKAMQAEMPKKYWRHLPEADLIPDLIANAEANVRAMAERAASDPPPFHHRLQEAARTLPPHMPADAGTVEALREAARGCTRCPLHCAATQTVFGEGPQEARIMMVGEQPGDQEDLAGRPFVGPAGRVFDAVLKEAGIARETLYLTNAVKHFKYVPRGKRRIHERPNRGEIEHCRWWLAKEMEMVKPSLVVALGATALYALSGQQGPLSRLRGKPIAMQNNIVLYPTVHPSFLLRLPDEAERRRQHGLFVEDMKTIGHLSERLAAQ
- a CDS encoding putative DNA modification/repair radical SAM protein, with product MKKSLQQRLAILSDAAKYDASCASSGTVKRDSVKSGGLGSTEGAGICHAYAPDGRCISLLKILLTNFCIFDCAYCINRSSSNVERARFTPEEVIWLTLEFYRRNYIEGLFLSSGIIRSPDHTMGEMVRVARELRTEHGFRGYIHLKSIPDAAPELIEEAGLYADRLSLNIELPTDAGIGRLAPEKRPEGIRRAMGELRRKIEAAAEPTLQSKRRKRFVPGGQSTQMIVGADGADDATILKTSARLYGSYGLKRVYYSAFSPIPDASRALPLIKPPLVREHRLYQADWLYRFYGFGIDEITASTGGMLDLDMDPKLAWALANRQAFPVDVNRAERERLLRVPGLGTKSVDAILSSRRFRRLRLEDLARLGVSLRKVRAFIEAEGWVPRRLADRDDLKAVFAPRPEQLSLL